In Deefgea piscis, the DNA window CGCTGGCATTTTGAATTAACAAGCGGTAGCTGTTTTCCAGTAAACCATCTTCAACCTCACGCACCAGCGCCACGCGGTCGCGCTCAATATTAACTTTAACCGGTTGGCGCATCATCAACGATGTAATGGTTACCCCGAGAGTAATACAAATAACCACGGCATACATAATGACCCGCGGGCGGGTGATTTTCTTAATGATGTCGCGCTCTGGATATTTGTGCTCTAAAGCGTTTTCGGTGGTGTAACGAACCAGCCCGCGCGGGTAGTTCATTTTGTCCATGATTTCATCACAGGCATCAATGCACGCCGCACAGCCGATGCATTCATATTGCAGGCCGTTACGAATATCAATGCCGACTGGACACACTTGAACGCACATGGTGCAGTCGATACAGTCGCCAAGGCCCGCCGCTTGATAGTCACTGCCTTTTTTACGGCTGCCGCGGTTTTCACCGCGTTCTTGGTCGTAGCTGATAATTAGCGTATCGGCATCAAACATCGCACTTTGAAAGCGCGCATACGGGCACATGTATTTACAAACTTGTTCGCGCATCCAACCGGCATTGCCATAGGTAGCAAATGCATAAAACAGCACCCAAAACAGCGCATAACCGGAGAGAGAAAAAGTCAGTAGATCCGTCCATAGCGCACGGATGGGCGTGAAGTAACCGACAAAAGTAAAACCAGTCCAAAGTGCAAACAGCACCCACAAGCTGTGTTTAATGAATTTTAACCACAGTTTTTTGCCGTTTAGTGGCGCATTGTCGAGTTTGATCCGGGCAGCGCGATCGCCCTCTACCCATTTTTCTATCCACAAAAAGATTTCGGTATATACCGTTTGCGGACAGGCGTAACCACACCATAGTCGGCCACCAATGGTGGTCCAAGCGAATAGACCAAAGGCACTGAGCAGCAGTAGTGCGGTGAGGTAAATAAAATCTTGCGGCAGGAAAACAAAGCCAAAAACGTAGAATTTGCGATGCAATAGATCAAACAACAAAGCTTGTCGATCGTTAATGATGAGCCACGGCATGCCATAAAAAAATAGCTGCGTCACAAAAACAAAAAACACCCGCCAGTTATTCCAAAATCCAGTAATCCAGCGCGGATAGATTTTTTTGTGCGCGGCGTACAGCATGACTTCTTCGAGCTCGCCGTCGTCTTTGACATTCACTACGTTGATTGGAATTTCGTGAAGTTTTTTGCTCATGATTAGCTCCGAGAAAAACAATACTAAAACCCAGTTTATGCTGGTCTTTAGTATTGTTTTTTTTAGTTAATGTCGATCAAGCAAGTTGCAGCTTATTCGCTTGAATGAAAAACGGGCGGATTAGATCCGCCCGCGATGATGCCGGTATTGCTTATTTCTTTTCGTGGCTTAGACCATATACATAGGCAGAAAGCAGATGTATTTTGCCGTTGCCTAGGAAGTCTTGCCAAGCTGGCATGACGTTGTTGCGGCCATTGGTAATGGTTTCAACAATCGTTGCCTCTGAGCCGCCATATAACCACACTTTATCGGTGAGGTTAGGTGCGCCAAGCGCTTGGTTGCCTTTGCCGTCGGTGCCGTGGCAAGCCACACACACTTGAGCGTAAGTATTAGCGCCGCGCTCTGCACGCACGTTGTTGTAGGCTGCGTTGCCCGACAACTTCATTACGTAGTTAGCAACGTCGCGTACTTTTTCTTCACCAAAAACAGCACCAAATGCTGGCATTTGACCATGACGACCAATTTTGATCGTATGTTCAATGTCCGCTGGCGTGCCACCGTAGAGCCAATCGCTATCCGTTAAGTTTGGAAAGCCTTTGGCGCCACGACCATCGGCACCGTGACATTGCACGCAGTAAGTTTGAAACAAATGCTTACCCATTTGCGTTGCTTCAGGCGACTTAGCAACTTCAGGGATAGGCATGGCCATGAACTTGGCGTACAGCGCATCAGTTTGTTGGTCGGCTTTGACGATCTCTGCTTTGTATTGCCCTGCAGAAGACCAACCTTTGGCGTTACCAAAAGCGACCAAGCCTGGGTAGAGAAATAAGTAAGCCAAAGCGAACACGATCGTCGCGATGAACATGCCCACCCACCAACCCGGTAGCGGGTTGTTGTATTCCTCTAGGTCACCGTCCCACACATGGCCGGTAACTTGCGCTTTTTCACCTTTTTTTAGTTTGAATTTCATCTGCGTAGCGAGGATATAGGCGCAATAAAAAATCCCGCCTAAGGACACTGCCGCGATGAAATAACCCCAAAAACTGCTCGTAAAATCATTCATATTTTATTCTCCGAACGCATTAGGTCTGCTTGTCTGATGAAGGCAAGTCATCGTCAAGAAATACGCGCTGTGCTTCTTGTTCAAAGCTGGCTTTGTTGTGGCGACTGAACGCCCAAAAGCAAATCCCAAGAAACATGATAAATCCAAGAACGGTGACCACAATGCGGGCTTCAGTTTGCAGATCCATGGTGCTTACCTCTTGTTTTTCAGTGCGAGACCGAGGCCTTGTAAATAGGCAATCAGTGCATCCATTTCTGTTTTGCCTTTGACCGCATCGGCAGCACCAGCAATGTCAGCATCGGTATAGGGTTCGCCTAAATCGCGCAGTGTTTGTAGTTTTTTGGTCATCAACTCGGCGTTAACCGGTTTGGTGGCCAAAAAGGCAAACGCAGGCATATTTGATTCAGGAACCACATCGCGTGGATTCATCAAGTGAGCACGATGCCATTCGTCAGAGTAACGCGCGCCAACCCGAGCTAAGTCCGGACCAGTGCGTTTTGAGCCCCATTGGAATGGACGGTCGTACACTGATTCACCGGCAACAGAGTAGTGGCCATAACGCTCAGTTTCTGAACGAAATGGTCGAATCATCTGTGAGTGACACGCGTAGCAACCTTCACGAATATAAACGTCACGACCTGCTAGCTGTAATGAGCTATAAGGTTTAACGCCAGCGATCGGTTGGGTGACGCTTTTGCTAAACATCAGCGGCAAAATTTCGACAAACATTGCGATGCTGAGCGTAAAAAAAGTCAGGATGATCAGATAAAACACGTTTTCTTCAACGATTTTCTGAATTTTATTCATTTCAATATATTCCTTACGCGATCAAGCGTGCGCCGCAACGGCAGGGATAGGTGCATCCACCGCTTTGCCTTCGGAGATGGTGCGAATCACGTTGTAGAACATCAACAACATACCCGATAAGAACATCACGCCACCCAAGAAACGGATGAAGTAGTAAGGGTACGACGCTTTAACTGCCTCAATAAATGAGTAAGCCAAAGTGCCATCGCTATTGAGCGCGCTCCACATCAAGCCTTGAGTTACACCGGCAATCCACATCGAGGCGATGTACAGTACGGTGCCTAAAGTCGCCATCCAGAAATGCACTTCGATTAATTTAACCGAGAACATTTGGTCGCGACCAAACAAACGTGGGATCAAGTAATAGATCGAGCCGATGGTAATCATCGCTACCCAGCCCAAAGCGCCAGAGTGAACGTGACCTACAGTCCAGTCGGTGTAGTGGCTCAATGCATTGACTGATTTGATCGCCATCATTGGGCCTTCAAAGGTCGACATGCCGTAGAACGACAGTGCAGTCACTAAGAATTTCAAGATTGGATCGGTACGTAGTTTGTGCCATGCGCCTGACAAAGTCATAATCCCGTTGATCATGCCGCCCCAGCTTGGTGCTAGCAGAATCAATGAGAACACCATACCTAAAGACTGAGTCCAGTCAGGTAAGGCGGTGTAATGCAAGTGGTGAGGACCGGCCCACATATACGTGAACGACAAAGCCCAAAAATGCACTACTGATAGACGATAAGAATAAATCGGACGACCTGCTTGTTTTGGCACGAAGTAATACATCATGCCCAAGAAGCCAGCAGTCAAGAAAAAGCCCACGGCATTGTGGCCATACCACCATTGCACCATGGCATCGACCGCGCCAGAGTAAATTGGGTATGAATCCATGGTGCCCCAAACTGGCAGAACCAAGCTATTGACAATGTGCAGCAAGGCCACGGCAAGAATAAATGCACCGTAGAACCAGTTGGCGACATAAATATGTTTCACTTTGCGTTGAGCGATGGTGCCAAAAAATACAATGGCATAGCACACCCAAACAATTGTGATCAAGATATCAATTGGCCAAACGAGCTCGGCGTATTCTTTGCCTTGGGTGTAACCCAATGGCAAAGTAATTGCGGCCAATACAATGACCAACTGCCAACCCCAAAAGTGGAAGGCCGCGAGTTTATCGCTAATAAGTCGCACATTACAGGTGCGCTGAACTACGTAGTACGACGTTGCGAATAGTCCACAGCCACCGAACGCAAAAATAACTGCGTTAGTGTGAAGTGGGCGTAAACGACCAAAATGAAAGTACGGACCGACATTGAGTTCTGGCCAGAACATTTGGGCGGCGATAATTACGCCAACCAACATTCCGACAATCCCCCAAACGACCGTCATGATGGCAAACTGCCGAACCACTTTGTAATTGTATGTGGCTTGGTTTTCCATTAGAGCGCTCCGATTGATCTCCAACTGCTTGGAATTTAGTTAAAAACTTATTTTTGATTTGTGCTGAGTGGTATTTGTTGTTGGGTAGTCCCAATAACGATGGCCTAGCGATGTCTTTTTTCCCGCTGATAAGGGGCGAAAGACTCTATCGACTATACGCAACTCAATGCCGAGCAAACTTGATATTAATCAAGTGTGCATAGTTACAAACGGCCCGATTTTACCTGTTTGTAACGGGTTCAGTCAGGATTTTTTTGTTTTTCTGCGTCGTTTGAGTCGGTTTTCTGCGGTAACTTGTCATCGTCATGCAAAATTCGCCAGCTTGGCCCTTCAAGGTCGTCCATCTGGCCGCTGCGTATGGTCCACCAAAAGACAAAGCCAATGACGAAGGCAAGTAGAATCGACAGCGGAATTAATAGGTAAAGGCTTTCCATTTTATGGCTTCTTGTGGCGTGAAAGTAGGCGTAAGGCATTGACGACAACCAGCAATGAACTGAGCGCCATGCCTAGGCTGGCAAGCCAAGGGGTGATAAAACCTGCTGCGGCTAGCGGCAATGCGCCCAGATTGTAAAGCAAAGCCCAGAGTAAATTTTGTTTGATAATGGACTGTGTTTTTTTGGCTAGTGCCAGTGCAGCGGGAAGGCAAGACAGATTGTTGTTTAATAGCACCATATCGCCAGCGGCATGCGCAATATCCACGCCTGCGCCCATGGCAATCGAGACATTGGCGAGCGCCAGTACGGGGGCATCATTCACGCCATCGCCAATCATCAGCACCGTTTTACCTTGTTGCTGCAAGGCTTGCATGTAGCTGACTTTACTTTCAGGTGTCGCATTAGCCACCACAGACTGAATATTCAACTGTTGCGCCACGGCTTGTACGCTGCTCGATTGATCACCAGAAACCAGATGCAGTTGTACGCCGCAGGCTTTGAGTTCAGCAATGGTAGTGATGGCATCAGTGCGCAACTGATCGGCTAAAAC includes these proteins:
- a CDS encoding cbb3-type cytochrome oxidase subunit 3 gives rise to the protein MDLQTEARIVVTVLGFIMFLGICFWAFSRHNKASFEQEAQRVFLDDDLPSSDKQT
- the ccoP gene encoding cytochrome-c oxidase, cbb3-type subunit III, yielding MNDFTSSFWGYFIAAVSLGGIFYCAYILATQMKFKLKKGEKAQVTGHVWDGDLEEYNNPLPGWWVGMFIATIVFALAYLFLYPGLVAFGNAKGWSSAGQYKAEIVKADQQTDALYAKFMAMPIPEVAKSPEATQMGKHLFQTYCVQCHGADGRGAKGFPNLTDSDWLYGGTPADIEHTIKIGRHGQMPAFGAVFGEEKVRDVANYVMKLSGNAAYNNVRAERGANTYAQVCVACHGTDGKGNQALGAPNLTDKVWLYGGSEATIVETITNGRNNVMPAWQDFLGNGKIHLLSAYVYGLSHEKK
- the ccoG gene encoding cytochrome c oxidase accessory protein CcoG; translation: MSKKLHEIPINVVNVKDDGELEEVMLYAAHKKIYPRWITGFWNNWRVFFVFVTQLFFYGMPWLIINDRQALLFDLLHRKFYVFGFVFLPQDFIYLTALLLLSAFGLFAWTTIGGRLWCGYACPQTVYTEIFLWIEKWVEGDRAARIKLDNAPLNGKKLWLKFIKHSLWVLFALWTGFTFVGYFTPIRALWTDLLTFSLSGYALFWVLFYAFATYGNAGWMREQVCKYMCPYARFQSAMFDADTLIISYDQERGENRGSRKKGSDYQAAGLGDCIDCTMCVQVCPVGIDIRNGLQYECIGCAACIDACDEIMDKMNYPRGLVRYTTENALEHKYPERDIIKKITRPRVIMYAVVICITLGVTITSLMMRQPVKVNIERDRVALVREVEDGLLENSYRLLIQNASEQTHTYTIQAKGLPEMKLVGENQIQLAPTAMSDVAVRIQVPPQFAKMGSHEIEFIVTAKDDPAQTVVEKATFIGR
- the ccoS gene encoding cbb3-type cytochrome oxidase assembly protein CcoS produces the protein MESLYLLIPLSILLAFVIGFVFWWTIRSGQMDDLEGPSWRILHDDDKLPQKTDSNDAEKQKNPD
- the ccoN gene encoding cytochrome-c oxidase, cbb3-type subunit I, which produces MENQATYNYKVVRQFAIMTVVWGIVGMLVGVIIAAQMFWPELNVGPYFHFGRLRPLHTNAVIFAFGGCGLFATSYYVVQRTCNVRLISDKLAAFHFWGWQLVIVLAAITLPLGYTQGKEYAELVWPIDILITIVWVCYAIVFFGTIAQRKVKHIYVANWFYGAFILAVALLHIVNSLVLPVWGTMDSYPIYSGAVDAMVQWWYGHNAVGFFLTAGFLGMMYYFVPKQAGRPIYSYRLSVVHFWALSFTYMWAGPHHLHYTALPDWTQSLGMVFSLILLAPSWGGMINGIMTLSGAWHKLRTDPILKFLVTALSFYGMSTFEGPMMAIKSVNALSHYTDWTVGHVHSGALGWVAMITIGSIYYLIPRLFGRDQMFSVKLIEVHFWMATLGTVLYIASMWIAGVTQGLMWSALNSDGTLAYSFIEAVKASYPYYFIRFLGGVMFLSGMLLMFYNVIRTISEGKAVDAPIPAVAAHA
- the ccoO gene encoding cytochrome-c oxidase, cbb3-type subunit II gives rise to the protein MNKIQKIVEENVFYLIILTFFTLSIAMFVEILPLMFSKSVTQPIAGVKPYSSLQLAGRDVYIREGCYACHSQMIRPFRSETERYGHYSVAGESVYDRPFQWGSKRTGPDLARVGARYSDEWHRAHLMNPRDVVPESNMPAFAFLATKPVNAELMTKKLQTLRDLGEPYTDADIAGAADAVKGKTEMDALIAYLQGLGLALKNKR